The Castor canadensis chromosome X, mCasCan1.hap1v2, whole genome shotgun sequence genome includes a region encoding these proteins:
- the LOC141419897 gene encoding uncharacterized protein isoform X1 has translation MEAAKHLTMSDMNTVAPWSLTQNDTIKQMTQIESKNVLSWFQPERTIAHPWIHLETNVVRPGYNSEGNAVQTRITTETNTVRFWTSSEIKLWTQSESQAVSMWPEDSRATLWSLTQNDTITSWFQLESQRILSWAQFEGGITNPWTQQETATTKLWTQFGTLKILSWTPPDTITYWFHTQIDSITPMSQPQTQKFQSWMQTITQVRKISPVTEVDTVIPWLQFQSNTVRSWIQLYSQTVSLGTHTEVGIIGHWTQKRIATDNLGTNSETQATRPWDKQEANTVRTRFYLQGKTVRLQTYSEFGTFSTFIRSEIGTIHHDSFMIQSKTQEVRPWTQSEIVMTRYWVLSQVVKPQTMLKGGAFTPWIQSETQPATPWTKPQVNITFFSIPVSDKFRTWIQPKTKLLHYKADIIVSLISPETGTTGKTLLIDHLDNKSKLVTFLPVETISTAHQYFITLSTEISTIERKIKSSYLQPSQLTSIFLLTLSSKWFPSIIGHKNFGSILEIIDTKGSLDVLSVSLSYLSPGFSFLVSCSLTYPCTLFPSCLVFSSCPYLSHCVFPSCFNFSSLAFSPVLLPSTSSDNQLQELSFSKFIEDTIFSHTFSSLHAPPAISLTKEFPLMPGSLSGPNYKHQSGQQPLNVSLAECRLDMIWKDNLQALWLFKTAAVSHETTECGLRPGLVSRCPNCWEAETGEFPWMVSLHLSFSHFCAGSILNEQWILTLARCANFIKSSEALALVQVGLIDLQDPTQAQTVGIDRALPYLGPKGPPGPGLIFLKQPLHFQPLVLPICLEESLEQEKNIQLYDCWLPSWSLMRGSPGILQKRHLNILQASTCAQFWPKLNEFTFCVEAKKAMGEAGCKGDLGAPLVCHIQQKDTWVQVGILSHFDEHCTKPYVFSQVSPFIFWIQGVTRLSHAPWSQQGPITTSASISLSVSPARNASVLTSTTASIRPHFISLPQPQTSADRISLRYTMPWQVMIISCGSQICSGSIISSSWVLTAAHCVRNMNPEDTIAILGLRHPGAPLRVVKVTTILLHERFWLVSGAARNDLALVLLQEGQNSIQMLAPLGHLKNLNSSECWLSGPRILKPGETDENPEILQMQVMGASSCAYLYPDIGSSIVCFITQAKGYDTNMEPVSPGSAVMCRPISGNGKWRQIGFTSLKSLATIVSPHFSWILSTLAKAGHPLNQDLMPWIEKPKSSGFLKYPSTLLLSSAIIIEAQMFL, from the exons atggaagcagcaaaacACTTGACCATGTCTGATATGAATACTGTTGCACCATGGTCCCTAACTCAGAATGATACAATAAAGCAAATGACTCAAATTGAATctaaaaatgttctttcttggtttcagccAGAAAGGACAATAGCCCATCCCTGGATCCACCTTGAAACTAATGTAGTCAGACCTGGATACAATTCTGAAGGCAATGCTGTCCAAACAAGAATCACTACTGAAACCAATACAGTCAGATTCTGGACCTCTTCTGAAATAAAACTTTGGACCCAGTCTGAATCTCAAGCAGTAAGTATGTGGCCTGAAGATAGCAGAGCCACACTTTGGTCTCTAACTCAGAATGATACAATTACATCTTGGTTCCAATTAGAATCTCAAAGGATACTTTCTTGGGCCCAGTTTGAAGGTGGTATAACCAACCCTTGGACTCAGCAGGAAACTGCTACAACTAAACTATGGACCCAATTtggaactttaaaaattctttcctggACCCCACCTGATACAATAACATACTGGTTCCATACTCAAATAGATTCAATCACACCCATGagccagcctcaaactcaaaaaTTCCAAAGTTGGATGCAGACTATAACTCAAGTACGAAAAATTTCACCTGTGACTGAAGTTGATACAGTAATACCTTGGTTACAGTTTCAAAGTAACACAGTTAGATCCTGGATTCAACTTTATTCCCAAACAGTGAGTCTTGGGACCCATACTGAAGTTGGTATAATTGGGCACTGGACTCAGAAAAGAATTGCTACAGATAACCTTGGGACCAACTCTGAAACTCAAGCAACCAGACCCTGGGACAAGCAGGAAGCTAACACAGTCAGAACTAGGTTCTACCTTCAAGGAAAAACTGTCAGACTGCAGACTTATTCAGAATTCGGTACGTTCAGTACTTTCATCCGATCTGAAATTGGCACAATTCATCATGATTCTTTTATGATCCAGTCAAAAACCCAAGAAGTCAGACCCTGGACCCAGTCTGAAATTGTTATGACTAGATACTGGGTTTTGTCTCAAGTAGTTAAACCACAGACAATGCTAAAAGGAGGAGCATTTACACCCTGGATCCAGTCTGAAACTCAACCAGCCACACCATGGACCAAGCCTCAAGTTAATATAACattcttttctattcctgtaTCTGATAAATTCAGAACCTGGATCCAACCTAAAACAAAACTACTGCATTACAAAGCTGACATAATTGTATCACTGATTTCTCCTGAGACTGGAACAACTGGAAAAACTCTGCTAATTGATCATTTGGATAACAAGTCTAAGCTTGTCACATTTTTACCTGTTGAGACTATTTCTACCGCACATCAGTATTTTATAACTTTGTCAACAGAGATAAGTaccatagaaagaaaaattaaaagcagttaTCTCCAGCCAAGCCAGCTCACAAGCATTTTCCTTCTTACCCTGTCAAGCAAGTGGTTTCCTAGTATAATTGGTCACAAGAACTTTGGCAGCATATTAGAAATTATTGACACAAAAGGAAGCCTTGatgttctttctgtctctcttagtTATCTTTCCCCAggcttttccttccttgtttcttgtTCTCTTACATATCCATGTACATTGTTCCCTTCCTGTTTAGTCTTTTCTTCTTGTCCTTATCTTTCACACTGTGTTTTCCCATCTTGCTTCAACTTTTCTTCTCTGGCCTTCTCTCCTGTGCTTTTGCCCTCAACCTCTTCTGATAATCAGCTCCAGGAACTGTCTTTCTCAAAGTTTATTGAAGATACTATTTTTTCTCACACTTTCTCATCCCTGCATGCTCCTCCAGCAATAAGTTTAACAAAAGAGTTTCCCCTGATGCCTGGATCTCTATCTGGACCCAACTATAAGCATCAGTCTGGACAACAGCCTCTCAATGTTTCCCTGGCTGAGTGTCGCCTAGATATGATTTGGAAAGACAATCTCCAGGCTCTCTGGCTCTTCAAGACAGCTGCTGTTTCTCACGAGACCACAG AGTGCGGATTACGCCCTGGCCTTGTCTCCCGTTGTCCCAATTgctgggaggcagaaacaggtgAATTTCCCTGGATGGTTTCTCTGCAtctctctttctcccatttttgtGCTGGCTCTATTTTGAATGAACAGTGGATTCTTACCTTAGCAAGATGTGCCAATTTCAT AAAAAGCTCAGAAGCTCTGGCCTTGGTCCAAGTGGGTCTTATTGATCTACAGGATCCTACCCAAGCTCAGACTGTTGGTATTGATCGTGCCCTGCCCTACTTAGGACCCAAAGGACCTCCTGGACCTGGGCTAATCTTTCTGAAGCAGCCACTACATTTTCAACCCCTGGTTCTTCCTATTTGTCTGGAGGAAAGTTTGGAGCAAGAGAAGAATATACAACTGTATGACTGCTGGTTACCCAGCTGGTCCCTCATGAGAG GAAGTCCTGGAATTTTGCAAAAAAGGCACCTAAACATCCTGCAAGCCAGCACTTGTGCCCAGTTTTGGCCCAAGCTGAATGAATTTACTTTCTGTGTGGAGGCCAAGAAAGCTATGGGGGAGGCTGGCTGTAAG GGTGACTTGGGGGCACCTTTGGTGTGCCATATACAACAAAAGGATACATGGGTACAGGTGGGAATCTTGAGTCACTTTGATGAACATTGCACAAAGCCCTATGTCTTCAGCCAAGTGAGCCCTTTCATTTTCTGGATCCAGGGAGTTACACGGCTCAGCCATGCACCATGGTCCCAACAAGGACCCATAACTACCTCTGCTTCCATCTCCCTTTCAGTCTCTCCTGCTAGGAATGCTTCAGTTTTAACCTCTACAACTGCTTCTATTCGACCACACTTCATTTCTCTGCCACAACCTCAGA CTTCAGCAGACCGTATTTCTCTGCGATATACTATGCCTTGGCAGGTTATGATCATCAGTTGTGGCAGTCAAATCTGCAGTGGCTCCATAATTAGCAGCTCTTGGGTTCTCACTGCTGCCCATTGTGTCAGGAACAT GAATCCAGAAGACACTATAGCGATACTGGGCCTTAGGCATCCTGGGGCACCTCTGAGAGTTGTTAAAGTAACTACGATCCTACTTCACGAGAGATTCTGGTTGGTGAGTGGAGCAGCAAGAAATGATCTGGCTTTGGTACTCCTTCAAGAGGGCCAAAATTCCATTCAGATGTTAGCACCATTGGGGCACTTGAAGAATCTAAATAGCTCAGAATGTTGGCTTTCTGGGCCAAGAATTCTTAAACCAG GAGAGACAGATGAGAACCCAGAAATATTACAGATGCAGGTTATGGGAGCTTCAAGCTGTGCCTACCTCTACCCAGACATAGGCAGTTCTATTGTTTGCTTCATTACTCAGGCCAAAGGCTATGACACAAATATG